One genomic region from Proteus vulgaris encodes:
- the atpA gene encoding F0F1 ATP synthase subunit alpha — translation MQLNSTEISELIKQRIAQFNVVSEAHNEGTIVSVSDGIIRIHGLAEVMQGEMIALPGNRFAIALNLERDSVGAVVMGPYADLAEGMKVKCTGRILEVPVGRGLLGRVVNTLGEPIDGKGAVEHDGFSPVEMIAPGVIDRQSVDQPVQTGYKSVDAMIPIGRGQRELIIGDRQTGKTALAVDAIINQRDSGIKCIYVAIGQKASTISNVVRKLEEHGALENTIVVVASASESAALQYLAPYSGCAMGEYFRDRGEDALIIYDDLSKQAVAYRQISLLLRRPPGREAYPGDVFYLHSRLLERAARVNAEYVEAFTNGEVKGKTGSLTALPIIETQAGDVSAFVPTNVISITDGQIFLESNLFNAGIRPAVNPGISVSRVGGAAQTKIMKKLSGGIRTALAQYRELAAFSQFASDLDDATRKQLNHGQKVTELLKQKQYEPMSVAQQSLSLFAAERGYLEDVEISKVVPFEAALLAYASREHADLLKEINQTGTYNEEIEAKLKGVLENFKATQSW, via the coding sequence ATGCAACTGAATTCCACTGAAATCAGCGAACTGATCAAGCAGCGCATTGCTCAGTTCAATGTAGTGAGTGAAGCTCACAATGAAGGTACGATTGTATCCGTTAGTGACGGTATCATTCGTATCCACGGTTTAGCCGAAGTTATGCAGGGTGAGATGATCGCACTGCCGGGTAACCGTTTCGCTATCGCACTGAACTTAGAGCGCGACTCTGTTGGTGCGGTTGTGATGGGTCCTTATGCTGACTTAGCAGAAGGCATGAAAGTTAAATGTACAGGTCGTATTCTGGAAGTACCTGTAGGGCGTGGTCTGCTTGGCCGTGTGGTAAACACACTGGGTGAGCCGATTGATGGTAAAGGTGCAGTAGAGCATGATGGATTCTCACCTGTTGAGATGATTGCTCCTGGTGTTATCGACCGTCAATCAGTTGATCAGCCTGTACAAACAGGTTACAAATCCGTCGATGCCATGATCCCAATCGGTCGTGGTCAGCGTGAATTGATCATCGGTGACCGTCAAACAGGTAAAACTGCTCTGGCTGTCGATGCGATCATCAACCAACGCGACTCTGGCATTAAATGTATCTATGTCGCTATCGGTCAGAAAGCCTCTACTATTTCGAACGTTGTTCGTAAATTAGAAGAACATGGCGCGTTAGAAAACACCATTGTTGTTGTTGCTTCTGCATCAGAATCAGCAGCGCTGCAATATCTAGCTCCTTATTCAGGTTGCGCAATGGGTGAATACTTCCGTGACCGTGGTGAAGATGCCCTGATAATTTATGATGACCTGTCTAAACAGGCTGTCGCATACCGTCAAATTTCACTGTTACTTCGTCGTCCACCTGGACGTGAAGCATACCCTGGTGACGTTTTCTATCTGCACTCCCGTTTACTGGAGCGTGCTGCTCGCGTTAATGCTGAGTACGTAGAAGCTTTCACTAATGGTGAAGTTAAAGGTAAAACCGGCTCTCTGACTGCGTTACCAATTATCGAAACGCAAGCAGGGGACGTTTCTGCATTCGTTCCTACGAACGTAATCTCTATTACCGATGGTCAGATCTTCTTAGAATCTAACCTGTTTAACGCAGGTATCCGTCCAGCTGTTAACCCAGGGATCTCCGTATCTCGTGTGGGTGGTGCAGCTCAGACTAAGATCATGAAGAAACTTTCTGGTGGTATCCGTACTGCACTTGCGCAGTATCGTGAGCTGGCAGCATTCTCACAGTTCGCTTCAGATCTGGACGATGCTACCCGTAAACAATTGAACCACGGTCAGAAAGTGACTGAATTGCTGAAACAGAAACAGTACGAACCAATGTCTGTCGCACAACAGTCTTTATCACTGTTTGCAGCAGAACGTGGTTATCTGGAAGATGTTGAAATTTCAAAAGTTGTGCCATTTGAAGCGGCTTTATTAGCTTATGCCTCTCGTGAACATGCTGATTTATTGAAAGAAATCAACCAGACTGGTACTTATAACGAAGAAATCGAAGCGAAGCTGAAAGGCGTGCTAGAAAACTTCAAAGCGACTCAGTCCTGGTAA